From Pedobacter indicus, a single genomic window includes:
- a CDS encoding CTP synthase, with product MTKYIFVTGGVTSSLGKGIISASLAKLLQARGYRVTIQKFDPYINIDPGTLNPYEHGECYVTEDGAETDLDLGHYERFLNTPTSQANNITTGRIYQHVIQKERAGDYLGKTVQVVPHITDEIKRNMRLLGENENYDIVITELGGTVGDIESLPFIEAVRQLRWELGNNDSLVIHLTLVPFLAAAGELKTKPTQHSVKMLLEYGIQPDILVCRTEHHLTSEIRKKLALFCNVNLNAVVESIDAPSIYDVPLLMMKEQLDKTVLAKLKLPTKPEPDLDRWKNFLGKLKNPTSEINIALIGKYVELPDAYKSITEAFIHAGATNECKVHVHCVSSEDITSANVAERLKNMSGVLVAPGFGERGLEGKIQSIKYARENQIPFFGICLGMQCAVIEFARNVIGLKDANSFEMNPKTKNPVINLMEDQRKVKDYGGTMRLGAYPCDLKKGTKAASIYGKSKISERHRHRYEFNNKYLKDFESNGMIASGINPGNNLVEIVELKNHPFFVGSQFHPELKSTVINPHPLFVNFVAASLIYSKNHSSAKKKAEKN from the coding sequence ATGACAAAATACATCTTCGTTACGGGCGGCGTTACCTCGTCTTTAGGTAAAGGTATTATTTCTGCATCCTTAGCTAAACTTCTTCAGGCACGTGGTTACCGGGTAACCATTCAAAAATTTGACCCTTATATCAATATTGATCCGGGCACCCTTAACCCTTATGAACATGGTGAATGTTACGTTACCGAAGATGGAGCGGAAACAGATCTGGATTTGGGTCACTACGAGCGCTTTTTAAACACACCTACCTCGCAGGCAAATAACATTACTACAGGCAGGATTTATCAACATGTGATACAAAAAGAGCGTGCCGGCGATTATTTAGGTAAAACAGTACAGGTTGTTCCGCACATTACGGACGAAATTAAACGCAACATGCGCCTGCTTGGTGAAAACGAAAACTATGATATCGTGATCACGGAATTGGGTGGTACTGTTGGTGATATTGAGTCTTTACCTTTTATTGAGGCAGTACGGCAGTTACGTTGGGAATTGGGGAATAATGACTCGTTGGTTATTCATCTTACCTTGGTTCCTTTTCTTGCTGCTGCTGGTGAGTTGAAGACTAAACCAACGCAACACTCAGTAAAAATGCTTCTGGAATATGGTATCCAACCCGATATTTTGGTATGCAGAACCGAACATCACTTAACAAGTGAAATCCGTAAAAAGCTGGCTTTATTTTGCAATGTTAACCTGAATGCTGTCGTGGAGTCTATTGATGCGCCATCCATTTATGATGTACCGCTCCTGATGATGAAGGAACAACTGGATAAGACAGTATTGGCAAAGTTAAAGTTACCAACCAAACCTGAACCAGATTTAGACCGTTGGAAAAACTTCTTAGGTAAACTAAAAAATCCAACTTCGGAAATCAATATTGCTCTGATTGGAAAATATGTTGAGTTGCCTGATGCTTATAAATCGATAACCGAAGCATTTATACATGCTGGTGCCACCAATGAGTGTAAAGTACATGTGCATTGTGTGTCTTCGGAAGATATAACTAGCGCCAATGTCGCTGAACGTCTAAAGAACATGAGCGGAGTTTTGGTTGCACCAGGATTTGGTGAGCGAGGATTGGAAGGGAAGATTCAGTCGATCAAATATGCAAGGGAAAATCAAATACCTTTCTTCGGTATCTGTTTAGGGATGCAATGTGCTGTGATTGAATTTGCCAGAAATGTGATCGGATTAAAGGATGCAAACAGCTTTGAGATGAATCCAAAAACAAAAAATCCGGTCATCAACTTGATGGAAGACCAAAGAAAAGTGAAAGATTATGGAGGTACTATGCGTTTAGGCGCCTACCCTTGCGACCTGAAGAAAGGAACCAAAGCGGCATCTATCTATGGTAAAAGTAAAATTTCGGAACGCCATAGACATCGCTACGAATTCAATAATAAATATTTAAAAGATTTTGAAAGCAACGGAATGATTGCATCGGGAATCAACCCGGGCAACAACTTGGTTGAGATTGTAGAACTAAAAAACCACCCTTTCTTTGTGGGTTCGCAATTTCACCCGGAATTAAAATCAACAGTCATAAATCCTCACCCACTTTTTGTTAACTTTGTGGCCGCTTCTTTAATTTATTCTAAAAATCACAGTAGCGCTAAAAAGAAAGCAGAGAAAAACTAA
- a CDS encoding ASCH domain-containing protein produces the protein MINDFWKRFQKEKPEYTNVEKPQSYHFCDNEKDANECAELVVKGIKQATSSSVWWYDQNNQSFPKSGDLAIVTNWAGEPKAITKVKKVEIVSYRDITPEYAFIEGEGDRSLDYWKKVHWDYYSNEMKDLMMILLRIWKLCVNILKLYG, from the coding sequence ATGATTAACGATTTTTGGAAGAGGTTCCAAAAGGAAAAACCTGAATATACCAACGTTGAAAAGCCGCAATCCTATCACTTTTGCGATAATGAGAAAGATGCAAATGAATGTGCGGAATTGGTTGTGAAAGGGATAAAGCAAGCAACTTCAAGTTCAGTGTGGTGGTATGATCAAAACAATCAATCATTTCCTAAATCTGGCGATCTGGCAATCGTTACGAATTGGGCAGGAGAACCAAAGGCCATTACCAAAGTCAAGAAAGTTGAAATTGTAAGCTATCGGGATATAACTCCCGAATATGCGTTTATAGAAGGGGAAGGTGATAGAAGTTTGGACTATTGGAAGAAAGTACACTGGGATTATTATTCGAATGAAATGAAAGATTTGATGATGATCCTACTGAGGATATGGAAATTGTGTGTGAATATTTTGAAACTATATGGGTAG
- the yidC gene encoding membrane protein insertase YidC, which translates to MDRNTFTGLFLMLLTIVGSVYLLRPSEEEIKREQLLQDSIARAKSVSAQVADTQSNESASLDTTQTIAAQDSVAATGPFGAAKNGTERTITLENELIKVNITNKGGRIESVELKDEVDYQGNPLVMFEGDQNTFGLQFSTAGVNVNTNDLYFEAPNQRIQVNEGDSSSVSLRLNYGGGKYIDYIYSLKGNSYQVGLNIVTKGMQDVVAPTQTSLLLNWSASLSQKEKDLSNEQRYASVYYRTAEEDVENLSTGKDDKEEIGKTQWVSFKQHFFSNTLIADQFFEGGTVEVKIVPDANVVKSYSTNLNLAFARQDVNNYPLRFYFGPNKYSTLKNQNLALEQQVDLGWGPMKWINRFITLPVFNVLEDFNLGYGLIILVLTILLKLILSPLSYKSYVSMAKMRVLKPEMDEIKAKVGDDNPTLLQQEYLKLYKQAGVNPMGGCIPMLLQMPFTIAFFFFFPNLFELRGQSFLWMNDLSTYDAIVTFKPIFGIGHISLMVVLMTLATLLSTWYNNSVSGVTGQMKYIGYFMPLIFLFVLNSFPSGLTYYYFLSTVFTFGQQFTIRQFINDEKIHAKIQEHKKKPETKKKKSGFQKRMEDYMRQQQAAAKQGGNATKTGGAKKK; encoded by the coding sequence ATGGATAGAAATACCTTTACCGGGCTCTTTTTGATGTTGCTGACCATCGTTGGTTCGGTATACTTACTGAGGCCTTCTGAAGAAGAGATAAAACGAGAGCAACTTCTTCAAGACTCGATCGCCCGAGCGAAATCCGTATCGGCACAAGTTGCAGATACGCAGTCTAACGAGAGTGCTAGTCTTGATACTACACAAACAATTGCTGCACAAGACTCGGTGGCTGCTACTGGTCCTTTTGGTGCTGCTAAAAACGGGACGGAAAGAACGATTACTTTAGAAAACGAACTAATTAAGGTAAATATCACTAATAAGGGTGGACGGATTGAATCGGTTGAGTTGAAAGATGAGGTTGATTATCAAGGCAATCCGCTGGTCATGTTTGAAGGTGACCAAAACACGTTCGGTCTGCAATTCTCTACTGCTGGAGTAAATGTTAATACAAACGATCTTTACTTTGAGGCTCCTAATCAACGGATACAAGTAAACGAGGGTGATTCTTCATCAGTAAGTTTACGACTTAATTACGGTGGAGGAAAATACATCGACTATATCTATTCTTTAAAAGGTAACAGCTACCAGGTGGGACTGAACATTGTGACCAAAGGTATGCAAGATGTAGTGGCTCCAACTCAAACATCGTTGTTGCTTAACTGGTCAGCCTCACTGAGTCAGAAGGAAAAAGATTTAAGCAATGAACAGCGCTATGCGTCTGTTTACTACCGAACTGCTGAAGAAGATGTCGAAAATCTGAGTACAGGCAAAGATGATAAGGAAGAAATTGGGAAAACACAATGGGTGTCATTTAAACAACATTTCTTTTCGAATACGCTGATCGCTGATCAATTTTTTGAGGGCGGAACGGTCGAAGTTAAGATTGTTCCTGATGCTAATGTGGTTAAGAGCTACTCAACAAACCTAAATCTGGCTTTCGCCCGTCAGGATGTCAATAACTATCCGCTGCGCTTTTACTTTGGCCCGAATAAGTATTCAACTTTAAAAAATCAAAATCTTGCTTTGGAGCAGCAGGTTGACCTGGGTTGGGGACCAATGAAATGGATTAACCGCTTTATTACGCTGCCAGTGTTCAACGTATTAGAGGATTTCAACCTTGGTTACGGTCTGATTATACTTGTTCTGACGATCTTATTGAAACTTATCTTATCTCCACTAAGTTACAAATCTTATGTCTCGATGGCGAAGATGCGTGTGCTGAAACCGGAGATGGATGAGATTAAAGCTAAAGTGGGCGACGACAATCCGACATTATTACAGCAGGAATACCTTAAGCTTTATAAACAGGCTGGTGTAAACCCAATGGGCGGTTGTATTCCTATGTTGCTGCAAATGCCCTTTACAATTGCGTTCTTCTTTTTCTTCCCAAATTTATTCGAATTAAGAGGACAGAGTTTTTTATGGATGAACGACTTATCCACCTATGATGCGATTGTGACGTTTAAACCAATTTTTGGTATCGGACACATCAGTCTCATGGTTGTTCTAATGACTTTGGCTACCTTACTTTCGACTTGGTACAATAACTCTGTGTCGGGTGTGACAGGACAAATGAAGTATATCGGTTACTTTATGCCATTGATTTTCTTATTTGTACTGAATAGCTTCCCTTCCGGATTGACATACTATTACTTCTTATCAACTGTATTTACTTTTGGCCAGCAATTTACCATCCGTCAGTTCATCAACGATGAGAAAATTCATGCTAAAATTCAGGAGCATAAGAAGAAACCGGAAACCAAAAAGAAAAAATCAGGTTTTCAAAAGAGAATGGAAGATTACATGCGTCAACAACAAGCAGCCGCTAAACAAGGTGGTAACGCGACGAAAACAGGGGGCGCAAAAAAGAAATAG
- a CDS encoding DEAD/DEAH box helicase, whose translation MTFTDFAFDDQLLDGLNSMGFKTPTPIQAQAIPIIQSAHDLIACAQTGTGKTASYLLPVMDGICRSEERPPISALILAPTRELALQIDQQIEGLAYFTGLTSIAIYGGGNGIDYEQQRRSLREGVDIVIATPGRLIAHLNSGGVLVDQIKYLVLDEADRMLDMGFQDDLLHIVRKLPQERQTLMFSATMPAKIRRFAEKLLKNPQQVNIATSQPAEGIKQQAYRAFDDQKNKLLLNILKEGDFNSIIIFASTKEKVKHLGTDLRKLGLKVKAFHSDLKQEERQEILLDFKNRNISVLVGTDVLSRGIDVDGIDLVVNFDVPGDPEDYIHRIGRTARAKNTGTAITLVNNKDFRKFQAIEEFMGRAVDIIPLPEFLGKSPSDPLPSDRKTGHNNNNRKKKKPFKKNGQRKHFSKKKPDAVG comes from the coding sequence TTGACTTTTACTGACTTTGCTTTTGACGATCAATTATTAGATGGTCTAAACAGCATGGGTTTCAAAACCCCGACTCCGATACAAGCCCAAGCAATCCCTATCATACAATCAGCTCATGATCTTATCGCATGTGCACAAACCGGTACCGGTAAGACGGCCTCTTATTTACTTCCGGTGATGGACGGTATCTGTCGTTCGGAAGAACGCCCGCCCATTAGCGCACTAATCTTGGCACCCACGAGGGAGTTAGCCCTCCAGATTGATCAACAGATTGAAGGTTTGGCCTACTTTACAGGTCTTACCTCAATCGCCATTTACGGTGGGGGCAATGGAATAGACTATGAACAGCAAAGGCGTTCGTTAAGAGAAGGGGTAGATATCGTGATTGCCACTCCCGGTCGACTAATAGCCCATTTAAACTCTGGAGGCGTGCTGGTTGATCAGATTAAATACTTGGTACTCGACGAGGCAGACCGGATGTTGGATATGGGTTTTCAGGATGATTTGTTGCATATTGTCCGAAAGTTACCCCAAGAACGGCAAACTCTGATGTTTTCTGCTACCATGCCGGCTAAAATCAGGAGGTTTGCGGAAAAACTGTTAAAAAACCCACAGCAAGTCAACATAGCCACATCTCAGCCCGCTGAAGGCATTAAGCAACAGGCGTACCGTGCCTTTGATGATCAGAAAAACAAGTTATTGCTCAATATCCTTAAAGAGGGTGATTTCAATAGCATCATCATTTTTGCTTCGACAAAAGAAAAGGTAAAGCACCTTGGCACGGATCTTCGGAAGTTAGGTTTAAAAGTAAAAGCATTCCACTCTGATCTTAAGCAAGAAGAGCGACAAGAAATTCTATTAGATTTTAAAAATCGAAATATATCTGTTTTAGTAGGTACCGACGTGCTTTCAAGAGGAATTGATGTCGATGGTATCGATTTGGTGGTGAATTTTGATGTTCCCGGTGACCCGGAAGACTACATTCACCGCATCGGTCGTACAGCGCGTGCTAAAAATACCGGAACTGCGATTACATTGGTCAACAATAAAGATTTTAGGAAATTCCAGGCCATTGAGGAATTTATGGGTCGTGCGGTAGATATCATACCTCTGCCTGAGTTTCTTGGCAAAAGCCCATCAGACCCGTTGCCGTCAGATCGCAAAACTGGTCATAATAATAACAATCGGAAAAAGAAAAAGCCGTTTAAGAAAAACGGTCAGCGCAAGCATTTTTCAAAAAAGAAGCCGGATGCAGTCGGGTAG
- a CDS encoding RagB/SusD family nutrient uptake outer membrane protein — MKKYSKYFYMAILITTFSVSGCTKIDLLPVSEKSVDGFYQNETHINQALIGAYSGFQSLFVNSSQSYGLYESRSDNAWQITLAYPDGEVSQFNVSPLNSLLSSAWNGFYNEIMRANRVLESLENIELDESKRNRYEAEAKFIRALCYFDLVRLFGGVPKVTSVLTVEEGYEAVKASDKEIYDLIVEDLSFAANNLPDSYEASQSGRATSWAAKGFLGKVYVFRSGYPLKLNEWDLAKTQFESIINSGNFEFFDNYAAIYNHENEGGRQQLFSVQFKYDQAGNQFPGRNAPNTISKLPINQGGFPFVGSPYQLFVSKELVNSFEEGDIRKEVAIRTRWLNNGNSWITNDPFSQKYQNGPVQPGSNSWDIDWILLSYTDVLMMYAETLNELGYSPNGEAFNILNRVRERAGLNPKTAAEVPNQESYRLWMENERRWEFCFENLRWFDLVRTDRALNVMKEFLGEYNLSANLKSKNQYIYPIPQTVRDITPEITQNEGYN; from the coding sequence ATGAAAAAATATTCTAAATACTTTTACATGGCTATCTTAATAACTACATTCAGTGTGAGTGGTTGTACAAAGATAGACCTTCTCCCTGTTTCGGAGAAAAGCGTTGATGGGTTTTATCAGAACGAAACACACATCAACCAGGCTTTGATCGGTGCCTACTCAGGTTTTCAAAGTCTATTTGTAAATAGCTCACAATCATATGGTCTATATGAGTCGAGGAGCGACAATGCTTGGCAAATCACCTTGGCGTATCCGGATGGTGAAGTTTCTCAGTTTAACGTCTCGCCATTGAATTCATTACTTTCTTCAGCGTGGAACGGCTTCTATAATGAAATTATGCGGGCTAACCGTGTTCTTGAATCTTTGGAAAATATAGAACTGGATGAATCGAAGAGAAATCGATACGAAGCGGAAGCGAAGTTTATTAGGGCTTTGTGCTATTTCGATCTCGTGCGTTTATTTGGCGGAGTACCAAAGGTAACATCTGTATTGACAGTTGAAGAGGGTTATGAGGCTGTTAAAGCTTCAGATAAAGAGATTTATGATCTGATTGTAGAAGATTTAAGCTTTGCTGCGAATAATTTACCTGATAGCTATGAGGCTTCGCAGAGTGGGCGGGCGACGAGTTGGGCAGCTAAAGGTTTCTTAGGAAAAGTATATGTTTTTCGCAGTGGCTATCCATTGAAGTTGAATGAGTGGGACTTAGCTAAAACACAATTCGAGAGCATTATCAACTCCGGTAATTTTGAGTTTTTCGATAATTATGCTGCCATTTATAATCATGAGAATGAAGGTGGAAGACAGCAGTTGTTTTCTGTCCAATTCAAATATGATCAGGCTGGTAATCAGTTCCCGGGTAGGAATGCGCCGAACACAATTTCAAAATTACCGATTAATCAGGGCGGCTTTCCTTTTGTAGGTTCACCTTATCAATTGTTCGTTTCTAAAGAATTGGTTAATAGTTTTGAAGAAGGAGATATCAGAAAAGAAGTCGCTATCAGGACAAGGTGGCTCAATAATGGTAATTCGTGGATTACAAACGACCCTTTTTCACAAAAATATCAGAATGGACCTGTACAACCGGGTAGCAATAGCTGGGATATTGACTGGATTTTGTTGTCTTACACCGATGTCCTGATGATGTATGCTGAAACACTTAACGAGTTAGGATATAGTCCAAACGGGGAAGCTTTTAACATCTTGAATCGGGTGCGGGAGCGTGCAGGACTAAATCCTAAAACTGCAGCAGAAGTGCCTAACCAAGAGAGCTACCGACTTTGGATGGAGAACGAAAGAAGATGGGAGTTTTGCTTTGAAAATCTGAGATGGTTTGATCTGGTGCGAACGGACAGAGCATTGAACGTTATGAAAGAATTCTTAGGTGAGTATAATCTTTCAGCTAACTTGAAGAGTAAGAACCAGTATATTTATCCGATACCACAAACTGTCAGGGATATTACACCGGAAATAACACAAAACGAAGGTTACAATTAA
- a CDS encoding SusC/RagA family TonB-linked outer membrane protein, translating to MKNLLRCCVLCVLVFSVLNLYAQSRTIRGTVSDRETGAPLIGVSVTVTGTTTGIVTDENGNYTLSVPKDAKSLTFQYIGYVAEVIAVTAESQLVNTAMSADSKALDEIVVVGYGTQKASSVTSAISKVGGEDLNDRPATRIDNAMAGKLAGVQVQEISGAPGKGLTVKVRGSSSINYASTPLYVVDGFPLSSGLDNINPNDIESIEVLKDAASAAIYGSRGANGVVLVTTKSGKSGTPTFQFDTYVGFQKRLSKYDVLNRDEYIDFAIEERNNTWELQGGNASDPNEERSNAAFWIDPAWSNSEALPDNDWQKLIEQSAPIQNYQLSASGANDKLKYYISGNFYDQKGVIIGSDYQRYSFLTNAETKIGNRFTFGVNLSANAVNRNDGDSDGDGGPVSRSQYMLPLFDLNTQTEEFGYNPYYAAFIVNPVALASELTNETNSKNIRANAYTEISFLDNLKLRSTFGVDYLNSVNQFFKPNNINRGSGAQGSTSTISQDNYLTEHILSYNLAKDDWTLDAIGGFSYQYDKAFNSNLGKLGFPDDDITTLNAGNVLNSGGSSVSEWNLMSFIGRANFARKEKQFLSMSLRRDGSSRFGADNQWGWFPAVSLGWLLSEEEFLRSSSTISNLKIRGSYGVTGSNNISNYASISTLSNADYTLGVGGNQNTLIGYVPSSFSNRTLGWEKTYTVNLGLDLGLIRNRVNIGFDVYQADTKDLLLNVPIPSVVGFSTSLRNIGQVRNTGVELELNTNNLVGEFKWSSGFNISHNKNEVVKLGPSGAPIYGSSVISNITITKIGEPIGSYFLFIQDGIFETQEEFDNSPHYKTQSVGDIKYKDINNDGVIDEDDRTLAGHNSPKFFWGFHNNFSYKNFDLYVSMDGQWGNKLLTVSGSSDGQSRANDEGYWRDRWRSPEQPGNGKIPRAAITPNMTTPSTFWLRDASYFRIRTVALGYNVPMKFVERTNAFKSIRISANADNVFLHDHNNGNPQTAVKSNSNAVPGIDYGASYPLARTFTLNISARF from the coding sequence ATGAAAAACTTATTACGATGTTGTGTTCTTTGTGTACTAGTTTTTTCGGTTCTGAATCTCTATGCACAATCACGAACAATCAGAGGTACGGTGTCCGATAGGGAGACGGGCGCGCCTTTAATTGGGGTATCTGTTACTGTAACGGGAACTACGACTGGAATCGTGACAGACGAAAATGGAAATTACACGCTATCCGTGCCAAAAGATGCAAAAAGTCTGACGTTTCAATACATTGGCTATGTCGCCGAAGTTATAGCTGTGACAGCTGAAAGTCAGTTGGTCAATACGGCAATGAGTGCTGATTCAAAAGCATTAGACGAGATCGTGGTTGTGGGTTACGGAACGCAAAAAGCTTCAAGTGTCACAAGTGCGATTTCTAAGGTTGGCGGGGAGGATTTAAATGATAGACCTGCGACACGTATAGATAACGCGATGGCTGGCAAGCTTGCGGGAGTTCAGGTTCAGGAAATTAGTGGTGCGCCCGGAAAAGGGCTGACAGTAAAGGTTCGGGGTTCTTCATCTATTAACTATGCTAGCACCCCCTTGTATGTAGTTGATGGTTTTCCTTTATCTAGTGGGTTGGACAACATTAACCCGAATGATATCGAGTCGATCGAGGTTTTAAAAGATGCTGCTTCAGCTGCCATCTATGGTTCAAGAGGCGCCAATGGAGTCGTTTTGGTAACGACGAAATCGGGTAAATCGGGGACACCGACTTTCCAGTTTGATACGTACGTAGGATTTCAAAAAAGATTGAGTAAATATGATGTGCTTAACCGGGATGAGTATATTGATTTTGCGATTGAAGAACGAAATAATACCTGGGAATTGCAGGGAGGGAATGCCTCGGATCCGAATGAAGAACGGTCGAACGCGGCCTTCTGGATAGATCCGGCATGGAGTAATTCGGAAGCTTTACCGGATAACGACTGGCAGAAACTGATCGAGCAATCTGCTCCGATACAGAACTATCAACTGTCTGCTTCTGGTGCAAATGACAAATTGAAATATTATATTTCGGGGAATTTTTACGATCAAAAAGGGGTCATCATTGGATCTGATTATCAACGGTACTCTTTTTTAACCAATGCAGAAACAAAAATCGGAAATAGATTTACATTCGGTGTTAACCTTTCCGCTAACGCCGTAAATAGAAATGATGGTGATAGCGATGGAGATGGTGGTCCTGTTAGCCGATCGCAGTATATGTTGCCATTGTTTGACTTGAACACGCAAACCGAAGAGTTTGGATACAATCCTTACTACGCTGCTTTTATTGTGAATCCAGTAGCTTTAGCGAGTGAATTAACGAATGAGACGAATTCGAAAAACATCCGAGCAAATGCGTACACGGAAATTAGCTTTCTGGATAATTTAAAATTGAGATCTACTTTTGGTGTTGATTATTTAAATAGTGTTAATCAATTTTTTAAACCGAATAATATCAATCGAGGTAGTGGCGCTCAAGGCTCCACTTCAACAATTTCGCAAGATAATTATCTGACCGAACATATTCTTTCGTACAATCTTGCAAAAGATGATTGGACTTTGGATGCGATTGGGGGCTTTAGTTATCAGTATGACAAGGCTTTTAACTCTAATCTAGGTAAACTGGGATTTCCCGATGATGATATAACAACTTTGAACGCTGGTAATGTATTGAATTCGGGCGGTTCTTCTGTCTCTGAATGGAATTTGATGTCATTCATCGGCCGTGCAAACTTTGCAAGGAAAGAAAAACAGTTTTTGTCAATGAGCTTGAGACGAGATGGTAGTTCACGTTTTGGGGCAGATAATCAATGGGGATGGTTCCCCGCAGTTTCACTAGGATGGTTATTGAGTGAAGAGGAATTTCTTCGTAGTTCTTCTACGATCAGCAATCTAAAAATCAGGGGTAGTTATGGTGTGACGGGAAGTAATAATATCAGCAACTACGCATCGATTAGTACATTATCGAACGCTGATTATACCCTTGGTGTAGGAGGTAATCAAAACACATTGATTGGTTATGTGCCAAGTAGCTTTAGCAATAGAACTTTAGGTTGGGAAAAAACCTATACGGTTAACCTCGGCTTGGATTTGGGCTTGATCAGGAACCGAGTGAACATCGGGTTCGACGTGTATCAAGCTGATACAAAGGACTTATTGTTGAATGTCCCTATTCCATCGGTTGTCGGCTTCTCTACATCGCTTAGAAATATAGGACAGGTACGAAACACGGGAGTCGAGTTGGAGTTGAATACGAATAACCTGGTTGGAGAATTTAAGTGGAGTTCTGGTTTCAATATTTCACATAATAAAAATGAGGTAGTCAAGTTAGGGCCATCTGGCGCTCCAATTTATGGCAGTTCAGTAATTTCGAATATTACGATAACGAAAATTGGTGAACCTATTGGTAGTTATTTCCTTTTTATTCAGGACGGCATATTTGAAACTCAGGAGGAATTTGATAATTCTCCTCATTACAAAACACAATCTGTTGGTGATATCAAATATAAAGATATTAACAATGATGGGGTTATTGACGAGGATGATCGTACCCTTGCAGGTCACAACAGTCCCAAATTCTTCTGGGGTTTTCATAATAATTTCTCTTATAAAAATTTTGATCTGTATGTGTCAATGGATGGACAATGGGGAAACAAATTACTTACCGTATCGGGCTCGAGTGACGGGCAGTCGCGTGCGAATGATGAAGGCTATTGGAGAGATCGGTGGCGTTCACCGGAACAGCCAGGAAATGGAAAAATTCCAAGAGCTGCTATCACTCCCAACATGACGACGCCTTCTACATTTTGGTTAAGAGATGCTTCTTATTTTAGAATAAGAACAGTAGCGCTAGGGTATAACGTGCCAATGAAATTTGTTGAGAGAACAAATGCATTTAAATCAATTCGCATATCGGCTAACGCTGATAATGTGTTCTTGCATGATCATAATAACGGGAACCCACAAACGGCTGTAAAATCAAATTCGAACGCTGTTCCTGGTATCGATTATGGTGCGTCTTATCCATTGGCAAGGACATTTACGCTCAATATAAGTGCAAGATTTTAA